From Natrinema amylolyticum, the proteins below share one genomic window:
- a CDS encoding phosphoribosylaminoimidazolesuccinocarboxamide synthase codes for MTSVKEFRIEDAATDEEFGRGAFVFTDDYSVFDWGKMPDQIPQKGASLCTMGAFNFELLESEGVPTHYRGVVENGDVVALEDASHPPWEMAIDLTQVPDLPHEGREYDYEHYHDAAGENYLIPLEIVFRNRVPVGSSLRDRTEPADHGLDLESWPDEAVDLDEPIVEFTTKYEESDRQLERDEADSIAGKASIGDLESLARKVNRIVTEQADSAGLVHEDGKIECLYYQGDLRVADVVGTFDENRFSYEGTQLSKEVLRQYHKRTQPEWVQAVDAAKATAKRKDVADWKSLCDEEPEPLDDDVLETASDLYRAGANAYTGRDVFDAPPLSSAIGAVQRL; via the coding sequence GTGACGAGCGTCAAAGAGTTCCGCATCGAGGACGCGGCGACCGACGAGGAGTTCGGCCGCGGAGCGTTCGTCTTCACCGACGACTACTCGGTGTTCGACTGGGGGAAGATGCCCGACCAGATCCCCCAGAAGGGCGCGAGCCTCTGTACGATGGGCGCGTTCAACTTCGAACTGCTCGAGAGCGAGGGCGTCCCGACCCACTACCGCGGCGTCGTCGAGAACGGCGACGTCGTCGCCCTCGAGGACGCTTCCCACCCGCCCTGGGAGATGGCAATCGACCTCACGCAGGTGCCGGACCTGCCCCACGAGGGTCGGGAGTACGACTACGAGCACTACCACGATGCGGCCGGCGAGAACTACCTGATTCCCCTCGAGATCGTCTTCCGCAACCGGGTCCCCGTCGGCTCGAGTCTGCGAGACCGAACCGAGCCCGCCGATCACGGTCTCGACCTCGAGAGCTGGCCCGACGAGGCCGTCGACCTTGACGAGCCGATCGTCGAGTTCACCACGAAGTACGAGGAGAGCGACCGCCAACTCGAGCGCGACGAGGCCGACTCGATCGCCGGCAAGGCGTCGATTGGGGACCTCGAGTCGCTCGCCCGCAAGGTCAACCGGATCGTCACCGAGCAGGCCGACTCGGCCGGATTGGTCCACGAGGACGGCAAGATCGAGTGCCTCTACTATCAGGGCGACCTCCGCGTCGCCGACGTCGTCGGCACGTTCGACGAGAACCGCTTCAGCTACGAGGGCACCCAGCTCTCGAAGGAGGTGCTCCGCCAGTACCACAAGCGCACCCAACCCGAGTGGGTCCAAGCCGTCGACGCCGCCAAGGCAACGGCGAAGCGGAAAGACGTCGCCGACTGGAAGTCCCTCTGCGACGAGGAGCCCGAACCGCTCGACGACGACGTCCTCGAGACCGCCAGCGATCTCTACCGCGCCGGTGCCAACGCCTACACCGGCCGGGACGTCTTCGACGCGCCCCCGCTCTCGAGCGCGATCGGTGCAGTACAGCGGCTGTAA
- a CDS encoding potassium channel family protein yields MNPIPFGLGILLLAAVVADLLWTTLWVEGGAGPLTSWLMAATWSGFRRVGDPGSRLLTLSGPSILVVGLVTWLVLLWTGWTLLFASAEYPLVDTVNGSPISWSDRIYYTGYTIFTLGIGDLVPREGPWQIATTLATASGMLFVTLSVTYVLSVLDAVTQKRSFASSVSGLGTRSDGILRTSWNGEEFDGLALSLNELTSQLNTLTANHKAYPILHYFHSGQTDRAPVTSVALLDETLTLLRFGVPEGDRPSDTIVRNARASVRSYLGTLDDAFIDPADRSPPAPSLEPLRDGDVPTVSDESFDASVADLRERRRLLLALVESDVRQWPTAESA; encoded by the coding sequence ATGAATCCGATCCCGTTCGGTCTCGGGATACTCCTGCTCGCCGCCGTCGTCGCGGATCTCCTGTGGACGACGCTCTGGGTCGAGGGGGGTGCCGGGCCGCTCACCTCGTGGCTGATGGCGGCGACGTGGAGCGGGTTCCGGCGGGTCGGCGATCCGGGCTCTCGCCTGCTCACTCTCTCGGGGCCATCGATCCTCGTCGTCGGCCTCGTCACCTGGCTCGTCCTCCTCTGGACCGGTTGGACGCTTCTCTTCGCGAGCGCCGAATATCCCCTCGTCGATACGGTCAACGGGAGTCCGATCTCCTGGTCGGACCGGATTTACTACACCGGCTACACGATATTCACCCTGGGAATCGGCGACCTCGTTCCGCGCGAGGGACCGTGGCAGATCGCGACGACGCTCGCGACGGCCAGCGGGATGCTCTTCGTCACCCTGAGCGTCACCTACGTCCTCTCCGTTCTCGACGCCGTCACGCAAAAGCGGTCGTTCGCGAGCAGCGTGAGCGGCCTCGGGACCCGAAGCGACGGGATCCTCCGAACCAGTTGGAACGGCGAGGAGTTCGACGGGCTGGCGCTGTCCCTGAACGAGCTCACGTCGCAGCTGAACACGCTCACGGCGAACCACAAGGCGTACCCGATTCTCCACTACTTCCACAGCGGGCAGACCGACCGAGCGCCGGTGACGAGCGTCGCCCTCCTCGACGAGACGCTCACGCTGTTGCGCTTCGGCGTTCCCGAGGGGGACCGGCCCAGCGACACGATCGTCAGAAACGCGCGGGCGAGCGTCCGCAGCTATCTCGGAACGCTCGACGACGCGTTCATCGACCCCGCCGATCGGTCCCCGCCGGCCCCGTCGCTCGAGCCGCTGCGCGATGGGGACGTGCCGACCGTTTCCGACGAGTCGTTCGACGCGTCCGTGGCGGACCTGCGCGAGCGCCGCCGACTGCTGCTCGCGCTCGTCGAATCGGACGTCCGCCAGTGGCCGACCGCGGAATCGGCGTGA